A genomic stretch from Chaetodon auriga isolate fChaAug3 chromosome 17, fChaAug3.hap1, whole genome shotgun sequence includes:
- the ecm1a gene encoding extracellular matrix protein 1: MISNRGLAGFWIIALLTLHSANVGESQRNALNEPDVPFPPACPTAQNLAAICQNGQGRPRYPDSFFPASGASHFRRRGKAINRLEWWYSLCCSGQVAQQNTQILCCAQQAWKQALSQFCVDEYGTMTVPYECCADRGEARWACFDSELPNPNYYPTPGYTAPQVPEEPGFTFNADAC; this comes from the exons ATGATTTCAAACAGAGGCCTCGCTGGATTTTGGATAATTGCACTGCTGACTCTTCACAGTGCAAATGTGGGAG AGAGCCAAAGAAACGCTCTCAATGAGCCGGACGTCCCTTTCCCGCCTGCCTGTCCCACGGCTCAGAACCTGGCTGCCATTTGCCAAAACGGTCAGGGTCGTCCCAGATACCCAGACAGCTTCTTCCCGGCCTCCGGTGCCAGCCACTTCCGCCGTCGTGGAAAGGCCATCAACCGTCTTGAGTGGTGGTACAGCTTGTGCTGCAGTGGGCAGGTAGCACAGCAGAACACCCAGATCCTCTGCTGCGCCCAGCAAgct TGGAAACAAGCCCTGTCCCAGTTCTGCGTGGACGAGTACGGCACCATGACAGTCCCATATGAGTGCTGTGCGGACAGAGGAGAAGCACGCTGGGCCTGCTTTGACAGTGAGCTGCCAAACCCAAACTACTACCCAACGCCAGGCTACACTGCACCGCAAGTCCCCGAGGAGCCAGGCTTCACCTTCAATGCAGATGCTTGCTAG